CAATTTCAGAAAAAGAAAGCCACAAGGGTAAGTATTTTTACCAACGTGGCTTTCTTTTTTCTTTAGGAGAATGATCATATTTATGTTACCCAGAACTGAAGAAAATACTCTTTTAAACCCATCTCCTTAAAGGAGATCAGTTCTTGCCAGCTTGGTTTAGGTATGATAATCTTATATCGTTCTTGGTCTCACTCGAACAAAACCCATTGTCAAAAAAAAGAAGATCGCGAAGGCGTTTAATTCGCCAAACGTGATCTTCTTTTTTGCGCATGGATAGTACCAGATTTATGGTACCCCAGAATTAAGAAACATATCCCAAACTAATCTTTTAGTCCACTCTCCCCCTTTAAGAAGGAGAGTTCATTATTGTTATTAATACAACGTTATTCGTTAGTAATGCCTGTACTTTTGTTTAATTTATGCAGGACCAACATTTTTATCTTTCAAAACATATTTATTAAACAAATGGCGAACAAGTGGACCCATAACAATTATTTGCAATGGATAAGCAGCAATAAAATTCTTACTAAATGTAGACCAGTAATCTAACATTAGGGAGCTACTATTAATACCGTCATGAAGATACTTTACTGCCAATCCAAAAAATGACATAAAGAAAGCCATACCCATTACCATAAATGTTGACATTGCGATGATAACATTTAATTTTTTAGATTTATCTATTGGTAATTTAAATACGATTTTTTTTACCCCTGGACCAACTATAAATATATCTAACATTAATGCAATAACAAACCCTAAAATAAACTCCCCTATAACTTTAGGAATTGTAATAGAACCATTTACTCCATTTAATAAAAGATTATAGATAGTCATAACTAAAACCATCCCAAAGCACATCATTAAACCAAATTGTATGCTTTCCTTCTTACTTGTTGGCATTTTCATTATCACCTCTTTCTAACTCATGTTATTATAGCGACAATGAAAAAAACTCTGTAAGTGAACATTTTGTGAACGTACTTTTTAATTATTGGGGCACTAGGCAGATCAAAACCCACGGATACATCATTACTGCTCCTTCTTCACTGCACTCTTACCAGCACTATACAGCCCACATGAAGTAAGACCGGAGATAATACCAAACATAACACTTGTCCTTACATCACCCGGGAAGTAAACAACGCCTGCTACGATGCAGGGTAACGGAAAGAACGGGAGCCAGACGAACCGGCAGTCCTATTCCTTTCGCCATTTCAACAATCCCAACAATAACAGCAACAATGACAACATCTGTGATTTCTATATTCATAGCGTCCTCCTAAAGGCTACTCGCCAAAATGTGGTTATTCAACCATGCCAGGCTCATCAACGGTAAGGCAACGGTTTTCTATTTTAACCATCCAATTCCAGTCAGTAAACTTCCCCGCGTTCCAGGCTTTCCCCATGTTGTCATAGAGTTGTTTCCACTGCCAGTCTTCCAGTTGTAATGTTCTATTCTTTGAAAAAGCAGACAGAATGGCTCAAAAAGGACCTTTCCTCCACGAAAAAAAGATGGAAAATTGTGGCCTTCCATCGTGCCGCCTATCAAAGTAATCCGACCCGTGAGGAGGACGCCACTAAACGGATCATTGCCCCTATTCTCGAAGCTGCAGGCGTAGATCTGATACTAACGGGACATGACCACGCCTATGCCAGAACATTCCCGATGAAGGGCGGAGCCAAGACCGGAGAACAGGAAAAAGGAACGTTTATCTGATTGGAGGTTCGCCGGGTCCTAAGTTTTATCCGGAAAGACCTTATGAATACTTTGAAGCGTTATATGGAGAAGATACCCAAGTTTATACGAATACCCGGGTGACGTCAAAGAACATAAAAGTGGAAGTCCGGAATATCAGGGGGGAAATGATCGATACCTTCCTGCTGGGCAAAAAGAAAAAACATCAGCCCGAAAAAACCAAAGAAACCGAAGCTCATGAAAAAAATGGAGAGTAACCTCCCTTATATCCTCATATGCTCAAAGCCCCCCGCTTAATGCGGGAGGCTTTGAGCATATATATCTAATTAAATTTGGGAAGCCACTCTCCATGAGCCTCAATCAGATCGTCACACAAGGAGACGATGTCATCCAGGGATAATTCAGAAGAGGTATGGGGATCAAGGAAGGCTGCATGATAAATATGCTCCTTTTTGCCCGTTATGGCC
This Paenibacillus larvae subsp. larvae DNA region includes the following protein-coding sequences:
- a CDS encoding DUF2798 domain-containing protein → MPTSKKESIQFGLMMCFGMVLVMTIYNLLLNGVNGSITIPKVIGEFILGFVIALMLDIFIVGPGVKKIVFKLPIDKSKKLNVIIAMSTFMVMGMAFFMSFFGLAVKYLHDGINSSSLMLDYWSTFSKNFIAAYPLQIIVMGPLVRHLFNKYVLKDKNVGPA